The Bombus affinis isolate iyBomAffi1 chromosome 17, iyBomAffi1.2, whole genome shotgun sequence genome includes a region encoding these proteins:
- the LOC126925978 gene encoding sodium channel protein 60E-like isoform X1, whose protein sequence is MIPSQGGREGYKGSANPPSNGSEDNGFANRPRVAGLYATNLFREELVRFSSGETARSHGLARDTLERSPREIGSQRSLNLPTGIAEEFELLDRSRVGISRTPQPLRRGETDAAGHEPRSRFDESATRRRDHYGSPPVERIREREDEQQEECIARSACSTLRVSLLEFPLSEQTTWMESDVGDSKIPVSTDDLAGRRGPVDSSTFVTTSASILISPASETSECDAISPPEVEKSSPPPYTGLSPPEYTGQEYETSETPSPIFPNYPLTSYAEETHHRRSRSSISDAGLEFTAARDERLKRDSRFESEPDEALAEEIGRSRRTRSNLERSTDDDVSRCRDVARLRPPLAAATGVSADSGTGDSGSAEIQVDPLGIPRTTTAGEILDGRNGVENGQAASKSSIKTPTGNNKQTVKLFTKESLDRLENKTVQLVRDYGFQPKRRMSVEDGAVLPNKFEPFPTELYGRPLEEIDNFIYDETFCVVSKRFRKNYIHRFTATNSWFIFSPWNPIRRYCIYLSTNQYFDYIVMATIILNCAFLAMTETIEEAEYIFLAIYTAEMVIKSIAKGFALNKYTYLRNPWNWLDFVVITSGYATIGMEVGNLAGLRTFRVLRALKTVSIMPGLKTIINALLHSFKQLAEVMTLTIFCLMVFALFALQVYMGELRNKCVKIVEFNNTQVDWREWTWNSSNWAFDEDEEPIICGNATGARHCNESYICLCVGPNPNHGYTNFDNFLWSMLTTFQLITLDYWEDVYNKVLSACGPISVSFFTVVVFFGSFYLINLMLAVVALSYEEEAEITNEERRKDLTDHREDSTFSFDPTKINVKTLAKEKQKKLDARKGVLLSSYTRKKTRRRRRGRSTAGSGSSGQDKGGSVPSRSVTPSPSPSPRHSNVRPSHLLLQNISPRTVENNGVHRLAPNRGMLHSRQASNNSNQHSSLDDSGVVDDHDGDDVTSVEEHDRRDNKESRAHWQERIPTNNNADGNAETNAVETKNETNNETEVDNEREKSQATHSGGYLRAPTNVPVSLASGTTREIRVFKCNGVKTKKQMYTLPPEYLSHIVILDDLPDRNCEKCIQCCIDYEGWLRFQNCLYKVVRDPLFELTITLCIVLNTGFLAMEHHGMSESIRQALNIGNKVFTSIFTFECLLKLLALSKDFFANGWNNFDLIIVSASLIDLTFELVDGLSVIRGLRLLRVLKLAQSWTTMKVLLSIIISTIGALGNLTLVLVIVIYIFAVIGMQLFSKDYTLDKFYPDPVPRWNFNDFFHSFMMIFRILCGEWIEPLWDCMRAEEEDGPEACFAIFLPALVMGNFMVLNLFLALLLNSFNSEELKQKKEEVGDDSKLARSFDRIRSIIRKNKCSRLSQVVAKGKGKDARFEKIVRRVIDRSDNETKYAIQETVLSLPKDNVYNRSYQESLNQPVFSYDPMYSQSQTEEQRTNGRQREKEEEKDGSPDDENNYSSKEKEIEANEGKEEECEEVDVVRDSSSSNKAPVEERVAMLPQIDPFPRPEDRVPKRPWHALVSYVDELTVGGRRDSKGKYIDGMGSFPGFGRSNRRKEPQDCFPRQCYQKCTCIDRCIATAIGKKWIRMRTVILSVVDTPAFEWMILVFIFASSITLCFEDIYLDDNPFLKKILYWTNLGFCALFSIEMLLKWLALGFCKYFTSFWTILDFIIVFVSTFSLLIEENENLKVLRSLRTLRALRPLRAISRWQGMRIVVNALMYAIPSIFNVLLVCLVFWLIFSIMGVQFFGGKFFKCVDEYGELLDISIVNTKDDCLRKNYSWENSKITFDHVGIAYLALFQVATFEGWMEVMQDAVDARGVDLQPQREANIYAYFYFVIFIVCGSFFTLNLFIGVIIDNFNMLKKKYEGGVLEMFLTESQKHYYTAMKKLGRKKPQKVIKRPMNQILAMFYDLSNSRRFEIAIFILIFLNMLTMGIEHYDQPHPIFFVLEVSNAFFTTVFGLEAIVKIIGLRYHYFTVPWNLFDFLLVLASILGILMEDIMVDFPVSPTLLRVVRVFRIGRILRLIKAAKGIRKLLFALVVSLPALFNIGALLALITFIYAIIGMSIFGHVKKQGALDDMVNFETFGRSMQLLFRLMTSAGWNDVLESLMVQPPDCDPTPTSRQMNGNCGYPLLAITYFTSFIIISYMIVINMYIAIILENFNQAHQEEEIGIVEDDLEMFYIRWSKYDPHATQFINFSQLSDFIASLDPPLGISKPNMVALVSFNLPIAKGNKIHCLDILHALVKHVLGHVEESEDFRKLQEQMDIKFKKQFPTRKELEIVSSTRMWKRQDKAARLIQRTIREFITAKKERERMAQEVDSQTQTSSPGGGNEGRGGGGWSGKVSAFLHVHRGSRASSRKSSRASDASDFSELGTASAWLFPNLPLLLLSGATGTHEDLPPPALTVSRPSPTTEQQSFTGSSATSATSSDLHIRSIGGPTLGRQNAVESYPDEEVPSLPTKRRSLPPSATTLSLNTLHRDIKEAFSRRCGSLRKKHQPAPEPAPLPIESTDVSILVTEPSPENSAPPTRPALLRRQSAATVVHVLVHRESEEYRDTQPDNAS, encoded by the exons ATGATACCTTCGCAAGGTGGCCGTGAGGGATACAAAGGTTCTGCCAACCCTCCGAGCAACGGCTCTGAGGACAATGGCTTCGCTAATCGACCCCGAGTGGCAGGCCTTTACGCGACGAATCTCTTCAGAGAAGAGCTCGTTCGATTCTCGTCAGGAGAGACTGCTCGATCTCATGGTCTCGCGCGAGATACTCTCGAAAGATCGCCACGAGAGATTGGAAGCCAGAGAAGTTTAAATCTCCCTACGGGCATAGCCGAGGAATTCGAGCTTTTGGATCGGTCGAGAGTCGGGATTTCGAGAACACCCCAGCCATTAAGGAGAGGAGAGACGGACGCTGCTGGTCACGAACCTAGATCCAGATTCGATGAATCCGCCACCAGACGAAGGGATCATTATGGATCGCCACCTGTCGAAAGGATTCGCGAGAGGGAGGACGAGCAACAGGAAGAATGTATTGCTCGATCCGCGTGCAGTACCCTTCGTGTGTCTCTCCTCGAGTTTCCGCTCTCCGAACAGACGACGTGGATGGAGTCGGACGTTGGTGATTCCAAGATACCTGTTTCGACCGATGATCTCGCTGGGAGAAGAGGGCCGGTTGACAGTTCGACGTTCGTTACAACATCTGCCTCGATACTTATTTCTCCCGCGAGTGAGACCAGCGAATGCGATGCAATCTCGCCTCCGGAAGTGGAGAAATCATCACCGCCACCGTATACGGGCCTCAGTCCGCCGGAGTATACCGGCCAAGAGTACGAGACCAGTGAAACGCCTTCGCCGATTTTTCCAAATTATCCACTGACATCGTACGCGGAAGAAACACATCACAGACgctcgaggtcgtccatttcgGACGCCGGGCTTGAATTCACTGCTGCACGCGACGAACGTTTAAAGCGTGATAGCCGATTCGAGTCGGAGCCGGATGAAGCTTTGGCGGAAGAGATCGGCAGATCGAGGCGAACCAGATCGAATTTAGAAAGGTCTACGGACGACGATGTCTCGAGATGTAGAGATGTCGCGAGGCTGCGACCTCCCTTGGCCGCAGCAACGGGTGTTTCGGCCGATTCTGGGACCGGTGATTCCGGAAGTGCGGAGATCCAAGTGGATCCCCTCGGCATTCCCAGAACAACGACAGCCGGTGAAATTCTAGATGGAAGGAACGGAGTTGAGAATGGCCAAGCCGCTAGTAAGTCGTCCATTAAAACTCCCACCGGGAACAATAAGCAAACGGTGAAACTCTTCACGAAGGAAAGTCTCGACAGGTTGGAAAACAAGACCGTACAGCTCGTCAGAGATTATGGCTTTCAGCCGAAACGACGAATGTCGGTCGAAGATGGTGCGGTGCTTCCAAACAAATTCGAACCTTTCCCAACTGAGCTTTACGGTAGGCCTCTCGAGGAGATTGACAACTTTATCTACGACGAG ACATTCTGCGTGGTATCGAAGAGATTTCGTAAAAATTACATTCACCGATTCACGGCGACAAACAGCTGGTTCATATTTTCCCCGTGGAATCCTATAAGGCGGTATTGTATTTACCTAAGCACGAATCAGTACTTCGATTATATAGTCATGGCTACGATAATATTAAATTGTGCCTTCCTCGCCATGACGGAAACTATCGAGGAAGCCGA ATATATATTCTTAGCTATATACACGGCCGAAATGGTGATCAAATCGATAGCCAAGGGATTTGCGCTCAATAAATACACTTACCTGCGAAATCCGTGGAACTGGTTGGATTTCGTGGTGATCACCAGTGGTTATGCGACTATTGGAATGGAAGTAGGAAATTTGGCTGGGTTGAGAACATTCCGAGTATTGAGAGCCCTCAAAACCGTTTCCATTATGCCTG GCTTAAAAACCATCATCAATGCATTGTTACATAGTTTTAAGCAACTTGCCGAAGTAATGACACTCACGATCTTCTGCCTGATGGTTTTTGCACTTTTTGCTCTACAAGTTTACATGGGTGAACTTCGGAATAAATGTGTAAAAATTGTGGAATTCAATAATACTCAAGTCGATTGGAGAGA GTGGACTTGGAACTCGTCCAACTGGGCATTCGATGAAGACGAAGAACCAATAATTTGCGGTAACGCAACCGGGGCCAG GCACTGCAACGAAAGTTACATCTGTCTTTGTGTTGGCCCAAATCCAAACCATGGATATACAAATTTCGACAATTTTCTGTGGTCGATGCTCACCACGTTTCAACTGATTACTCTGGATTATTGGGAAGACGTCTATAATAAG GTATTGTCGGCGTGCGGACCTATCAGCGTCTCGTTCTTCACGGTGGTCGTGTTTTTCGGCTCGTTTTATTTGATCAATTTGATGCTCGCTGTCGTTGCGCTGAGCTATGAGGAGGAAGCCGAAATTACGAACGAG GAACGAAGAAAGGACTTAACCGACCATCGCGAGGACTCGACGTTTAGTTTCGACCCGACAAAAATCAATGTGAAGACGCTTGCcaaagaaaagcaaaagaaaTTAGACGCGAGGAAAGGAGTTCTCCTAAGTAGTTACACGCGCAAAAAAACACGAAGAAGAAGACGTGGGAGAAGCACTGCCGGTTCTGGTTCATCTGGTCAAGATAAAGGTGGCTCTGTGCCAAGCAG GTCGGTGACACCAAGCCCGAGCCCAAGTCCAAGACATTCGAACGTTCGACCGTCTCACTTACTTCTACAAAATATTAGCCCACGAACTGTAGAGAATAACGGGGTTCATAGATTGGCGCCAAATCGTGGAATGCTTCATTCTCGACAAGCAAGTAACAACAGTAATCAACACTCGTCGTTAGACGACTCAGGCGTTGTCGACGACCACGATGGCGACGATGTCACATCCGTAGAAGAACACGACAGGCGCGACAACAAAGAATCCAGGGCCCATTGGCAAGAGAGGATACCAACGAATAATAACGCCGATGGCAATGCCGAAACTAACGCGGTCGAAACGAAGAATGAAACGAATAACGAGACAGAAGTGGACAATGAAAGAGAAAAGTCACAGGCAACTCATTCCGGCGGCTATCTTCGTGCGCCTACGAACGTTCCAGTTTCTCTTGCCAGCGGAACTACTAGAGAAATTCGAGTGTTTAAATGCAACGGCGTGAAAACAAAGAAACAGATGTACACCTTGCCGCCAGAGTATCTATCGCACATTGTTATTTTAG ATGATCTTCCCGATAGAAATTGCGAAAAGTGCATCCAATGCTGTATAGATTACGAGGGTTGGCTACGATTTCAGAATTGCTTGTACAAG GTAGTGAGAGATCCACTATTCGAGTTGACGATCACATTGTGCATCGTCCTGAACACTGGTTTTCTGGCAATGGAACACCACGGAATGAGCGAGTCGATCCGACAGGCGCTCAACATCGGTAATAAAGTGTTTACCAGTATCTTCACCTTCGAATGTTTGCTGAAACTGTTGGCGCTGAGTAAAGATTTCTTCGCCAACGGATGGAACAATTTCGATTTGATAATAGTGTCAGCGTCTCTGATAGATCTTACTTTCGAGCTGGTAGACGGCCTGTCCGTGATACGCGGACTGAGACTTCTGCGTGTGTTAAAACTGGCACAATCCTGGACGACGATGAAGGTTCTTCTCAGTATTATTATTTCAACGATCGGCGCCCTTGGAAATCTCACCTTAGTTTTGGTGATCGTGATTTATATATTTGCCGTGATCGGCATGCAATTATTCAGTAAAGACTACACTTTAGACAAATTTTACCCAGATCCGGTACCACGGTGGAACTTTAACgatttctttcactcgttcatGATGATATTTCGTATATTATGCGGAGAATGGATCGAGCCCCTGTGGGATTGTATGCGGGCAGAAGAGGAAGACGGGCCCGAGGCTTGCTTCGCCATATTTTTGCCAGCTCTCGTAATGGGTAATTTCATGGTGTTGAATCTTTTTCTTGCTTTGCTGCTCAACAGCTTTAATTCggaggaattgaaacagaagaAGGAGGAAGTCGGCGATGACTCGAAACTCGCAAGATCGTTCGATCGTATCCGTTCGATTATACGGAAGAATAAATGTTCGCGCTTGTCTCAAGTTGTCGCTAAAGGGAAAGGGAAGGATGCTCGTTTCGAAAAGATCGTGCGACGCGTAATAGATCGGTCTGACAACGAGACTAAATACGCTATTCAAGAGACTGTACTCAGCCTTCCAAAAGATAACGTTTACAATAGATCTTATCAAGAAAGTTTAAATCAGCCCGTTTTTTCTTACGACCCAATGTACTCTCAGTCTCAAACGGAAGAACAAAGGACAAACGGAAGACAAAGagagaaggaagaagagaaggaCGGCTCGCCAGACGACGAAAACAATTATTCGAGTAAGGAAAAAGAGATTGAGGCAAACGAAGGCAAAGAGGAGGAATGTGAAGAAGTCGATGTCGTGAGAGACTCTTCGTCTTCGAACAAAGCACCAGTTGAAGAAAGAGTCGCGATGCTACCTCAGATAGATCCGTTTCCTAGACCCGAGGATCGGGTACCAAAACGACCTTGGCACGCGCTCGTCAGCTACGTCGATGAACTGACGGTTGGCGGTAGGAGAGATAGTAAAGGAAAATACATCGATGGCATGGGTTCTTTTCCTGGATTTGGAAGAAGCAACCGACGCAAAGAACCGCAAGATTGCTTTCCACGACAGTGTTATCAGAA GTGTACCTGCATCGACCGGTGTATTGCAACAGCTATCGGCAAAAAATGGATCAGAATGCGAACAGTGATTCTTTCAGTCGTTGACACGCCTGCCTTCGAATGGATGATCCTGGTTTTCATTTTTGCATCCTCCATAACTCTTTGTTTCGAAGATATTTATCTAGATGATAATCCTTTCTTGAAGAAAATCCTCTATTGGACCAATCTTGGCTTCTGCGCGCTTTTCAGCATTGAGATGTTACTCAAGTGGTTAGCTCTGGGTTTCTGCAAATATTTCACCAGTTTTTGGACAATCTTGGATTTTATAATTGTCTTT GTATCAACGTTTAGTCTGTTGATAGAAGAAAACGAAAATTTAAAAGTGCTAAGATCTCTAAGAACCTTGAGAGCACTGAGACCATTAAGGGCGATATCGAGATGGCAAGGCATGAGG ATCGTAGTGAACGCGTTGATGTATGCGATACCTAGTATATTCAACGTGCTCCTCGTCTGTCTCGTGTTCTGGCTGATATTTTCTATTATGGGTGTACAATTTTTCGGCGGCAAGTTTTTCAAATGCGTTGACGAGTACGGCGAATTATTAGATATATCA ATTGTAAACACGAAAGACGACTGTCTGAGGAAAAATTACTCTTGGGAAAATAGTAAAATTACGTTTGATCACGTCGGAATAGCTTATCTAGCTCTGTTCCAAGTAGCCACATTCGAAGGGTGGATGGAGGTGATGCAGGATGCAGTAGACGCAAGAGGTGTAGATCTTCAGCCTCAAAGAGAAGCAAACATCTACGCATATTTCTACTTTGTGATATTTATCGTTTGTGGCTCCTTTTTTACACTAAACCTCTTTATCGGAGTAATTATAGACAACTTTAATATGTTGAAGAAAAAG TACGAAGGTGGGGTGCTAGAAATGTTTTTGACCGAGAGTCAAAAGCACTACTACACTGCCATGAAAAAGCTCGGCCGTAAAAAGCCACAAAAAGTAATAAAGCGTCCGATGAATCAAATCCTCGCAATGTTTTACGACCTATCGAATTCACGCAG ATTTGAAATAGCAATTTTCATTTTGATATTCCTCAACATGCTGACAATGGGAATCGAGCATTACGATCAGCCTCATCCAATCTTCTTCGTTCTCGAAGTGTCCAACGCATTTTTCACGACCGTTTTCGGTTTAGAGGCAATCGTGAAAATAATTGGGCTTCGATATCACTATTTCACGGTGCCATGGAACTTGTTCGATTTCCTCCTTGTACTGGCATCcatattaggaatattaatgGAGGATATTATGGTAGACTTTCCGGTGTCTCCGACGCTCCTGCGAGTCGTGAGAGTGTTCAGAATCGGTCGAATCTTAAGGCTCATAAAGGCAGCCAAAGGTATTCGTAAACTGCTCTTCGCTCTGGTGGTTAGTCTTCCGGCGCTGTTCAACATCGGTGCCCTGTTAGCTCTAATTACTTTTATTTATGCCATTATCGGCATGTCAATCTTTGGTCATGTTAAAAAGCAAGGCGCGCTCGATGATATG GTAAATTTCGAAACTTTTGGTAGAAGCATGCAATTACTGTTTCGATTAATGACATCGGCCGGTTGGAACGATGTGTTAGAGTCTTTGATGGTACAACCACCGGATTGCGATCCGACTCCGACTAGTCGACAGATGAATGGAAATTGCGGATATCCTCTCTTGGcaataacatattttacttCTTTCATCATAATCAGCTATATGATAGTTATCAATATGTACATTGCTATTATCCTCGAGAATTTTAATCAGGCCCATCAAGAAGAAGAGATTGGTATCGTCGAAGATGATTTAGAAATGTTCTACATACGATGGTCCAA GTATGATCCGCACGCGACACAGTTCATAAATTTCTCGCAATTAAGCGATTTCATAGCAAGCCTGGATCCACCGTTAGGAATTTCGAAACCAAATATGGTCGCGTTGGTTAGCTTTAATCTTCCTATCGCAAAGGGTAATAAGATTCATTGTCTGGACATTCTGCACGCACTTGTCAAGCACGTCCTTGGACATGTAGAGGAGTCTGAAGATTTCCGAAAGCTACAGGAACAGATGGATATCAAGTTTAAGAAACAATTTCCTACGCGCAAAGAACTTGAGATTGTTTCATCGACGAGAATGTGGAAACGTCAAGATAAAGCAGCTAGGCTGATTCAACGTACTATCAGGGAATTTATAAC GGCAAAAAAGGAACGTGAAAGGATGGCTCAAGAAGTAGACTCGCAGACTCAAACGTCGAGTCCTGGTGGTGGGAATGAGGGTAGGGGCGGGGGTGGATGGAGTGGCAAAGTATCGGCATTTCTACATGTGCATAGAGGTAGCCGAGCCAGTAGTCGCAAGTCCTCGAGGGCCAGCGACGCCAGCGATTTCAGCGAGCTCGGTACAGCTTCGGCATGGCTTTTTCCAAACTTACCTCTGCTGTTGCTCTCCGGCGCCACCGGTACTCACGAGGACCTGCCTCCTCCCGCTCTGACCGTATCCCGTCCCTCGCCGACTACAGAACAACAATCGTTTACCGGCTCCTCTGCTACTTCTGCTACTTCCTCTGATCTACACATTAG ATCAATCGGGGGTCCGACTCTCGGCCGGCAGAATGCCGTTGAAAGTTATCCCGATGAGGAAGTCCCCAGTCTTCCTACGAAGCGCAGATCACTTCCGCCAAGCGCTACAACACTCTCTCTAAATACCTTACATCGTGACATCAAAGAAGCGTTTAGCAGACGTTGCGGTAGCCTCCGGAAGAAACATCAACCAGCACCAGAACCAGCTCCGCTGCCAATCGAATCTACCGATGTAAGCATACTTGTTACAGAACCCAGTCCAGAGAATTCAGCACCGCCTACAAGACCGGCACTACTTAGACGACAATCCGCCGCCACGGTCGTTCACGTCCTCGTTCATAGAGAGAGTGAAGAATATCGAGATACACAACCCGACAATGCCAGTTGA